Proteins from a genomic interval of Triplophysa dalaica isolate WHDGS20190420 chromosome 13, ASM1584641v1, whole genome shotgun sequence:
- the sox7 gene encoding transcription factor SOX-7, producing the protein MAALISAYSSWPESFECSAGNADLPDGHTSHRAPADKVSEPRIRRPMNAFMVWAKDERKRLAVQNPDLHNAELSKMLGKSWKALTPVQKRPYVDEAERLRVQHMQDYPNYKYRPRRKKQLKRICKRVDPGLFLTTLGPDQNSLPDPRGCCHPLDKDDESGVSGGFSSPNATLPGVRVFRDPTNSNSSFDTYPYGLPTPPEMSPLDAVDHEHQSYYSSPSSVSTSSCSSSTSCPEDRRPTPVHMSSPPPYHHEYSQQTALHCGSTHLGHISMSHQGSGATLIPAPPLSYYSPSFPQVPIHNGHQGHLGQLSPPPEQGHLESLDQLSQAELLGEVDRDEFDQYLNSTSYHPEHGGMTVTGHIQVTPASICSNSSTENSLISVLADATAAYYNNYSIS; encoded by the exons ATGGCTGCTCTGATAAGCGCGTATTCCTCCTGGCCGGAGAGTTTCGAGTGTTCTGCGGGAAATGCGGACTTACCTGACGGGCACACGTCTCACAGAGCTCCCGCCGACAAGGTGTCGGAGCCGCGCATCAGGAGACCCATGAACGCGTTCATGGTGTGGGCCAAAGATGAGCGCAAGAGACTCGCGGTTCAGAACCCAGATCTACACAATGCGGAGCTGAGCAAGATGCTGG GAAAGTCATGGAAAGCTTTAACTCCGGTGCAGAAGAGACCATACGTGGATGAAGCGGAACGTCTGAGGGTGCAGCACATGCAGGACTACCCCAATTACAAATACCGCCCTCGTAGAAAGAAGCAGCTCAAACGCATCTGTAAACGTGTGGACCCTGGTTTATTTCTGACCACCCTTGGTCCAGACCAGAATTCTCTACCGGACCCCCGGGGTTGCTGTCACCCCCTTGACAAAGATGATGAGAGTGGTGTAAGTGGCGGATTCAGTTCCCCTAATGCAACTCTTCCGGGTGTGAGGGTCTTCAGAGACCCTACAAACTCCAACAGCAGCTTCGACACATACCCGTACGGCTTGCCCACACCACCCGAGATGTCACCTCTAGACGCAGTGGACCATGAGCACCAATCCTACTACTCATCCCCTAGCTCTGTCTCCACCAGCTCCTGTTCATCCTCCACCTCTTGCCCAGAAGACAGACGTCCCACCCCTGTCCACATGAGCAGTCCACCTCCGTACCATCATGAGTACTCGCAACAGACGGCTCTACACTGTGGAAGCACACATTTGGGCCACATCTCGATGTCTCATCAGGGAAGTGGGGCGACACTCATCCCTGCTCCTCCGCTTTCCTATTACAGCCCATCGTTCCCCCAAGTTCCGATTCACAACGGGCATCAGGGCCACCTGGGCCAGCTATCGCCTCCTCCAGAACAGGGGCACCTGGAGAGTTTGGACCAACTGAGCCAGGCTGAATTGCTAGGTGAGGTAGACCGAGATGAGTTTGACCAGTATCTAAATTCAACAAGCTATCACCCTGAGCACGGTGGGATGACAGTCACAGGACACATCCAGGTAACGCCGGCTTCCATTTGCTCCAACAGCTCTACGGAAAACAGCCTCATCTCTGTATTGGCCGACGCCACGGCAGCCTATTACAACAACTATAGCATttcataa